A region of Reichenbachiella carrageenanivorans DNA encodes the following proteins:
- the argH gene encoding argininosuccinate lyase has product MKLWDKGTNEVSKEIETYTVGRDRELDLLLAPFDVYGSMAHATMLESIGLLTNSELDQLLGELKNILGVIHAGDFVIEDGIEDVHSQVELLLTRKLGDVGKKIHSGRSRNDQVLVDLRLFIRYEIRTITELVEELFTTLNDLSKKHKEILIPGYTHLQVAMPSSFGLWFGAYAESLTDDLQLLLAAYKIANQNPLGSGAGYGSSFPLDRKMTTELLGFEDLSYNVVYAQMSRGKVEKSVAFAMSSIAATLSRMSMDICLYNSQNFGFLKLPVEMTTGSSIMPHKKNPDVFELIRAKMNKLQALSNEVTLITTNLPSGYHRDMQTIKETFLPAFAELKSTLEVCTFAMKNIEVKTDIINDPKYNDLFSVEEVNRLVNEGVPFRDAYIQVGKAIEAGGGSLDKTVNHTHLGSIGNPANDEIAAKLNQTLKGFDFGKSKQAIANLIA; this is encoded by the coding sequence ATGAAACTCTGGGATAAAGGAACCAACGAAGTATCAAAAGAAATAGAAACCTACACTGTAGGTCGTGATCGTGAACTTGATTTGCTTTTAGCACCTTTCGATGTGTATGGTTCTATGGCGCATGCTACGATGCTTGAAAGTATTGGGTTACTGACTAACTCTGAATTAGATCAGTTGTTGGGGGAGCTCAAAAATATTTTGGGAGTGATTCATGCAGGTGATTTCGTGATCGAAGATGGTATTGAGGATGTACACTCTCAGGTAGAGCTTCTGCTTACGAGAAAGTTGGGTGATGTAGGTAAAAAAATTCACAGTGGTCGCTCTCGAAATGATCAAGTCTTGGTGGATTTACGTCTCTTTATTAGATATGAGATCCGGACGATCACAGAACTGGTAGAGGAGCTGTTTACTACTTTGAACGATCTCAGTAAAAAGCATAAAGAGATTCTAATTCCTGGCTATACGCATTTGCAGGTGGCTATGCCATCTTCTTTCGGGTTATGGTTTGGGGCATATGCCGAGAGTCTGACTGATGATCTACAGCTGCTTTTGGCGGCTTATAAAATCGCGAATCAGAATCCACTAGGATCTGGGGCGGGTTATGGGTCTTCGTTTCCTTTGGATCGTAAGATGACCACAGAGCTGCTAGGTTTCGAGGATCTGAGCTACAATGTGGTTTATGCTCAAATGAGCCGTGGAAAAGTAGAAAAGTCAGTGGCATTCGCGATGAGCAGTATAGCGGCCACGCTTTCGCGAATGAGTATGGATATTTGCTTGTATAACTCTCAGAATTTTGGTTTCTTAAAACTACCAGTAGAGATGACTACAGGTTCTAGCATTATGCCTCATAAGAAAAACCCCGATGTATTTGAGCTCATCAGAGCCAAAATGAACAAGTTGCAGGCATTGTCTAATGAGGTGACGTTAATCACTACCAATCTGCCTTCTGGGTATCACAGAGATATGCAAACGATCAAAGAAACCTTCTTGCCAGCTTTCGCTGAATTGAAATCAACCTTGGAGGTTTGTACGTTTGCAATGAAGAATATTGAGGTGAAAACTGATATCATCAACGATCCTAAATACAATGACCTATTTAGTGTAGAAGAGGTTAATCGCTTGGTGAATGAAGGTGTGCCATTCAGGGATGCTTACATCCAAGTAGGTAAAGCTATAGAAGCAGGAGGGGGGAGTTTGGATAAGACTGTCAATCACACGCACCTAGGCAGTATTGGCAACCCAGCTAATGACGAAATAGCTGCTAAACTCAATCAGACACTCAAGGGGTTTGATTTCGGAAAGTCGAAGCAGGCTATTGCAAATTTGATAGCATAA
- a CDS encoding M20 family metallo-hydrolase gives MPEVAHTYDPRTQEAVALLSGMIEIQSFSREENQVADFVETYFTQKGLKPHRAGHNLWLKSKYWDDAKPTILLNSHMDTVKPAASYTLDPFKAQIIDGKLYGLGSNDAGGPLVCLIQAFLHYQSKENLPFNLILAATAEEEISGANGVASILPELGTIDLGIVGEPTLMDMAVAEKGLIVIDCEAKGVSGHAARNEGENAIYKALAEIEKLRNYEFEKESAFLGPIKKTVTLIEAGTQHNVVPDSCKFVIDVRTTDAYSNAETVRILDELLDVEVRPRSIRLNSSGLPLDHPIIKKGESMGMKKYGSPTLSDQALMPFQTIKIGPGDSARSHTADEYIGVDEIEAGVKGYIELLKNLKL, from the coding sequence ATGCCAGAAGTAGCCCATACATACGATCCCCGAACCCAAGAAGCAGTAGCTTTGCTTTCTGGTATGATTGAGATTCAATCGTTTAGCAGAGAAGAAAATCAAGTAGCTGATTTTGTAGAAACTTATTTTACACAGAAAGGCTTGAAGCCTCACCGAGCAGGTCATAATCTTTGGCTGAAATCAAAGTATTGGGATGATGCCAAGCCAACCATACTGCTCAATTCTCATATGGATACCGTGAAACCAGCGGCATCGTACACACTAGATCCATTCAAAGCACAAATCATTGATGGCAAGCTCTATGGCTTGGGAAGCAATGATGCGGGTGGGCCTTTGGTGTGTTTGATTCAGGCTTTTTTACATTATCAATCGAAAGAAAATTTACCATTCAATTTGATTCTGGCGGCTACGGCTGAAGAAGAAATATCAGGAGCTAATGGGGTGGCTTCAATACTGCCTGAGTTGGGTACGATAGATTTGGGTATCGTGGGAGAGCCTACGCTTATGGATATGGCTGTGGCCGAAAAAGGACTGATAGTAATAGACTGTGAGGCAAAAGGAGTGAGTGGTCATGCAGCCAGAAACGAAGGAGAAAATGCTATATACAAAGCCCTTGCGGAAATAGAAAAGCTCAGGAATTATGAGTTTGAAAAGGAGTCAGCCTTTCTCGGGCCGATTAAAAAGACGGTCACCCTTATAGAAGCGGGTACGCAGCACAATGTAGTGCCTGATAGCTGCAAGTTTGTGATAGATGTGCGCACCACTGATGCCTATAGCAATGCAGAAACGGTAAGGATATTAGATGAACTATTGGATGTAGAGGTGAGACCTCGTTCAATAAGACTCAATTCATCTGGCCTGCCTTTGGATCACCCCATTATCAAAAAAGGGGAATCTATGGGCATGAAAAAGTACGGGTCGCCTACTTTGTCGGATCAGGCTTTGATGCCATTTCAGACCATCAAGATTGGCCCTGGTGATTCGGCTAGGTCACACACTGCGGATGAATATATTGGAGTAGATGAAATAGAAGCGGGTGTGAAGGGGTATATAGAATTGTTGAAGAATTTGAAGTTGTAA
- the argB gene encoding acetylglutamate kinase — MEKLTVVKIGGKVINEEAALDAFLKKFALIKGKKILIHGGGNIASDWQRKMGVEPKMIQGRRITDKDTIEVVTMIYAGLNKKIVAKLQGLDNQAIGLSGADLNVIKSHKRMNLVIDYGYVGDIEGVNAGVINALMNLEATPVVCALTHDNSGQLLNTNADTIASAVATGMSESYDVDLVYCFEQPGVLSDFENKIVIPVIVKKDYDGLKNSGTISDGMIPKIDNAFAAIDAGVGQVKICHFDAIDTVHAAEYSGTVICQK, encoded by the coding sequence ATGGAAAAGCTGACGGTAGTAAAGATAGGAGGAAAAGTCATCAATGAGGAAGCAGCGCTGGATGCGTTCCTTAAAAAATTTGCACTCATCAAAGGGAAGAAAATTCTCATTCATGGCGGGGGAAATATAGCCTCTGATTGGCAAAGAAAAATGGGGGTAGAGCCCAAGATGATTCAAGGTCGTCGTATTACCGACAAGGATACCATTGAGGTCGTGACTATGATCTATGCAGGATTGAACAAAAAGATAGTAGCGAAGCTTCAAGGACTTGATAATCAGGCGATCGGATTGTCTGGTGCTGATTTGAATGTGATCAAATCTCATAAGCGAATGAATTTGGTGATTGACTACGGCTATGTGGGTGATATAGAGGGGGTTAATGCTGGTGTAATAAATGCATTAATGAACTTGGAAGCTACGCCTGTTGTATGCGCTTTGACGCATGACAATAGTGGTCAGCTACTTAATACGAATGCTGATACCATTGCTTCTGCTGTGGCCACGGGAATGAGTGAATCTTATGATGTAGATCTGGTCTACTGCTTTGAACAACCAGGAGTTTTGAGTGATTTTGAAAACAAAATAGTCATTCCTGTAATTGTAAAAAAGGACTATGACGGGTTGAAAAATAGCGGAACCATCAGCGATGGTATGATTCCTAAAATAGATAATGCTTTCGCTGCGATAGATGCAGGCGTAGGTCAGGTTAAAATCTGTCATTTTGATGCTATCGATACGGTACATGCTGCTGAGTATAGCGGAACTGTGATATGCCAGAAGTAG
- a CDS encoding N-acetylornithine carbamoyltransferase has translation MNFCSINDVDDPLAWVEEAIELKKEIETYGPKVYTGKSMCLLFFNPSLRTRLSMQKAAFNLGIQSFIFNLNQEGWQLEFEDGTVMNGYTSEHIKEAAGVLSSYFDAIGVRSFASLSNREDDYNEKVFNQFVKHCTIPVINMESATLHPLQSLADMITIKEFAKVEKPKVVLSWAPHPKALPQAVANSFSQWAGQMDFDFVVTHPEGYELAPEFMKGATLEYDQQKAFEGADFIYAKNWSSYTDYGQILSQDKKWMIDQQKMKLTNQAKFMHCLPVRRNVIVADEVIDSEASIVMQQAAHRVTSANLVLRKLIG, from the coding sequence ATGAATTTTTGCTCGATCAACGACGTAGACGACCCCCTAGCGTGGGTAGAGGAAGCGATAGAACTGAAAAAAGAGATAGAGACCTATGGTCCTAAAGTGTATACAGGCAAGTCGATGTGTTTGCTGTTTTTCAACCCTAGTTTAAGGACTCGTTTGAGTATGCAGAAAGCGGCGTTTAATTTGGGTATTCAGTCTTTTATATTCAACTTAAACCAAGAAGGGTGGCAGTTGGAGTTTGAAGACGGTACTGTAATGAACGGCTATACTTCTGAGCATATCAAAGAGGCCGCTGGGGTACTCAGTAGCTATTTTGATGCCATTGGTGTGCGGTCGTTTGCTTCGCTGAGCAACCGAGAAGACGATTACAATGAAAAGGTGTTTAACCAATTCGTAAAGCACTGTACCATACCAGTGATCAATATGGAATCGGCTACCTTGCACCCGTTGCAGTCATTGGCAGATATGATTACAATTAAGGAATTTGCTAAGGTGGAAAAGCCCAAAGTGGTACTCTCATGGGCGCCACACCCGAAAGCTTTGCCACAAGCTGTTGCCAATTCGTTTTCGCAATGGGCAGGACAGATGGATTTCGATTTTGTAGTCACACATCCAGAGGGATATGAGTTGGCTCCGGAGTTTATGAAAGGAGCTACGTTAGAGTATGATCAGCAAAAAGCTTTTGAAGGTGCTGATTTTATCTATGCTAAAAACTGGTCTTCGTACACAGATTATGGTCAGATTTTGTCGCAAGACAAGAAGTGGATGATAGACCAACAAAAAATGAAACTGACCAATCAAGCCAAATTTATGCACTGTTTGCCCGTACGTAGAAACGTGATCGTAGCGGATGAAGTCATAGATAGTGAGGCGTCTATTGTGATGCAGCAGGCGGCACACCGGGTCACTTCGGCCAACTTGGTATTAAGAAAATTGATCGGATAG
- a CDS encoding aspartate aminotransferase family protein, whose protein sequence is MENYKVYPVFDINIVKAKGAYVWDDHGTKYLDMYGGHAVISIGHSHPKYVSNITNQVNSIGFYSNSIKIPVQEELAHELGELSGFPDYHLFLCNSGAEANENALKLASFETGRKKVLAFKNGFHGRTSLAVAATDNPKIQAPVNPTDHIDLFELNDLEGVSAALASNEYAAVLIEGIQGIGGIYEPAQGFLESLEKACKETGTILILDEIQSGYGRSGKFFAFQYTNVKPDLITVAKGMGNGFPMGGVLISPRFEAKFGQLGTTFGGNHLACAAGLAVLDVIKEEGLIANSAEMGDYIKSQLAGVKQIKEIRGKGLLLGFEFAEPVKEIRSKLISDYKIFTGAATSPNVLRLLPPMGIGKTEADTFVNALKEILS, encoded by the coding sequence ATGGAGAATTATAAAGTATATCCTGTATTTGATATTAATATCGTAAAAGCGAAAGGTGCTTATGTGTGGGATGATCACGGAACAAAATACCTCGATATGTATGGTGGGCATGCCGTGATCTCTATTGGTCATTCGCACCCTAAATATGTGTCTAATATCACTAATCAAGTGAATTCTATTGGCTTCTATTCCAATTCTATTAAGATTCCTGTTCAGGAAGAATTGGCGCATGAACTAGGGGAGTTGTCTGGCTTTCCAGACTACCACTTGTTTTTGTGCAACTCTGGAGCCGAAGCCAATGAGAATGCATTGAAATTAGCTTCATTCGAAACAGGAAGAAAAAAAGTGTTGGCCTTCAAAAATGGTTTTCATGGTCGAACCTCATTGGCTGTAGCCGCAACTGACAATCCTAAAATCCAAGCACCAGTCAACCCTACAGATCATATCGATTTGTTTGAGTTGAATGACTTGGAGGGTGTATCAGCGGCGCTTGCTTCAAATGAGTATGCTGCTGTGCTCATCGAAGGAATTCAAGGTATTGGAGGAATATATGAGCCAGCTCAGGGCTTTTTAGAATCTCTCGAAAAAGCATGTAAAGAAACAGGAACAATTTTGATCCTAGACGAAATTCAGTCTGGGTATGGTCGCTCAGGTAAGTTTTTCGCTTTTCAATATACCAATGTAAAACCAGATCTTATCACTGTAGCTAAGGGCATGGGTAACGGGTTTCCGATGGGGGGCGTATTGATCTCTCCTCGGTTTGAAGCTAAGTTTGGTCAGTTAGGGACTACTTTTGGTGGTAATCACCTGGCATGCGCAGCGGGTTTGGCAGTACTGGATGTAATCAAAGAAGAAGGCCTGATTGCTAACAGCGCTGAAATGGGAGACTATATCAAATCACAATTGGCAGGTGTAAAACAAATCAAAGAAATCCGTGGTAAAGGCTTGCTGTTGGGCTTTGAGTTTGCAGAACCAGTCAAGGAAATCAGATCTAAATTGATTTCAGATTATAAAATATTTACTGGTGCAGCCACCAGTCCAAACGTATTAAGACTTTTGCCTCCCATGGGCATCGGTAAAACAGAGGCGGATACATTTGTGAATGCCCTTAAAGAAATATTATCATGA
- the proC gene encoding pyrroline-5-carboxylate reductase: MKIALIGVGNLGYSIAQGIANQTQFQVDQLTLTKRNVTGLAEKFDSNKVKVTSSNIEAVQQSDIIILCIQPGQINSVLNEIKGVLLEGRHVLISTVTGRAIQDIEEVIKKDIAVIRSMPNTAISVGQSMTCLSANEQGKDQLEIAEQIFNAVGQTLVIEEKMMQAATVICASGIAFWMRLIRATTQGAIQLGFDAPEAKNMATQACMGAASLLLNSDSHPEAEIDKVTTPRGCTISGLNEMEHEGMSSALIKGLMKSYDKITDIISEK, encoded by the coding sequence ATGAAAATAGCACTTATAGGCGTTGGTAATTTAGGATACTCCATCGCACAAGGTATTGCCAATCAGACTCAATTTCAGGTGGATCAGCTCACGTTGACCAAAAGAAATGTAACGGGTTTGGCTGAGAAATTCGATAGCAATAAAGTGAAGGTAACTTCCAGCAATATTGAAGCTGTGCAACAGTCAGATATTATCATCCTATGCATTCAGCCGGGACAGATAAACAGTGTGCTCAATGAGATCAAAGGTGTGTTGCTCGAAGGGCGTCATGTTTTGATCTCTACGGTGACAGGTCGTGCCATTCAGGATATCGAAGAGGTAATCAAAAAAGACATTGCAGTGATCAGAAGTATGCCGAATACGGCTATTTCAGTAGGGCAATCTATGACCTGTCTGAGTGCCAATGAGCAAGGCAAGGATCAGCTTGAAATAGCGGAGCAGATATTCAATGCTGTGGGTCAGACTTTGGTGATCGAAGAGAAAATGATGCAAGCAGCGACCGTGATATGTGCGAGTGGTATTGCTTTTTGGATGCGATTGATCCGTGCCACTACACAAGGAGCCATTCAATTAGGTTTTGATGCACCAGAGGCAAAAAACATGGCTACTCAGGCTTGTATGGGAGCAGCTAGCTTATTACTCAATTCTGACAGTCATCCTGAAGCCGAGATAGACAAAGTGACAACGCCTCGGGGCTGTACCATTTCAGGTCTCAACGAAATGGAGCATGAAGGTATGAGCTCTGCATTGATCAAAGGATTGATGAAGTCTTACGATAAAATCACAGATATCATATCAGAAAAATAA
- the argC gene encoding N-acetyl-gamma-glutamyl-phosphate reductase: MIKVGVVGGAGYTAGELLRILANHPEVEVACVQSSSNAGKPFYAVHQDLIGDLEGVFASVLDLDVDVIFICSGHGKTQEFLDQYDVPADVKIIDLSNDFRLEVEGNEFVYGLPELNLEAIKKAKYLANPGCFATAIQLGVLPLAAQGVISEDVHVNAVTGSTGAGQNPSRTTHFSWRNNNVSIYKAFSHQHLGEINQSVKQLQNDFAHDIKFLPVRGNFPKGIFASLYTTVKASEEEVVSWYKDFYKDAAFVHVLDEAPDMKQVVNTNKCLIHVEKHGDTVLVTSVIDNLIKGASGQAVQNMNLMFGLDQKEGLRLKSTGF, encoded by the coding sequence ATGATCAAAGTAGGAGTTGTAGGTGGAGCGGGATATACCGCAGGAGAATTGTTGAGAATATTGGCTAACCACCCAGAGGTGGAAGTCGCATGCGTACAAAGTTCGAGTAATGCAGGTAAACCTTTCTATGCCGTCCATCAAGATTTGATTGGTGATTTGGAGGGAGTATTTGCTTCAGTGTTGGATCTTGATGTGGACGTGATCTTCATCTGTTCGGGGCATGGCAAGACCCAAGAGTTTTTGGATCAGTACGACGTGCCTGCTGATGTCAAAATTATTGATTTGAGTAATGATTTCAGACTCGAAGTTGAAGGTAATGAATTTGTTTATGGCCTGCCAGAACTTAATTTGGAAGCAATTAAAAAAGCGAAATATCTAGCGAACCCAGGTTGTTTTGCTACAGCTATACAATTGGGTGTTTTACCATTAGCAGCTCAAGGGGTGATCTCAGAAGATGTGCATGTAAATGCCGTAACAGGATCTACTGGCGCTGGTCAGAATCCAAGTCGCACGACCCATTTTAGCTGGAGAAATAATAATGTATCTATATATAAGGCATTTAGCCATCAGCACTTGGGTGAAATCAATCAGTCAGTTAAGCAATTGCAAAATGACTTCGCTCACGATATCAAGTTTCTACCTGTGCGTGGCAATTTCCCGAAAGGGATATTCGCTAGCTTGTATACTACGGTGAAAGCCAGCGAGGAAGAGGTGGTGAGTTGGTACAAAGACTTTTATAAAGACGCAGCATTTGTGCATGTATTGGACGAAGCGCCAGACATGAAGCAAGTAGTCAATACCAATAAATGTTTGATCCATGTAGAAAAGCACGGCGATACAGTATTGGTTACTTCTGTGATCGACAATTTGATCAAAGGAGCATCAGGTCAAGCAGTTCAAAACATGAATTTGATGTTTGGACTGGATCAAAAAGAAGGCTTGAGATTAAAGAGCACAGGCTTTTAG
- the argG gene encoding argininosuccinate synthase: protein MSDKKVVLAFSGGLDTTYCAFYLQDKGLDVHTVIVNTGGFSEAELDETEKRAFSYGVSSHKCLEETSNFYEQCLKYLIYGNVLKNNTYPLSVSAERAFQALAIAKYAKSIGAKYIAHGSTGAGNDQVRFDLIFQIICPDIEIITPIRDNKLSRQQEIDYLATKGVNISWEKAKYSINKGLWGTSVGGDETLTSHLSLPESAFPSQVEKEGSEEVELQFENGEFVGLNGEKLDSVAAIFKLNDIASKYGIGRDVHVGDTIIGIKGRVGFEAAAPVIILKSHHTLEKHVLTKWQQHWKEQLANWYGMLLHEGQFLDPVMRDIEVFLESTQKNVTGTVKVKLAPYRFEVIGITSDKDLMSSTFGQYGEMNNGWSGEDVKGFTKILANQSKIYNSINS from the coding sequence ATGAGTGATAAGAAAGTAGTATTGGCATTTAGTGGCGGATTGGACACTACCTATTGTGCATTCTATCTACAGGACAAAGGTCTTGACGTACATACCGTAATTGTAAACACAGGAGGTTTTTCAGAGGCCGAATTGGACGAAACAGAAAAGAGAGCCTTTTCGTATGGTGTGTCATCTCACAAATGCCTAGAAGAAACTTCTAATTTTTACGAGCAATGCTTGAAGTATTTGATCTATGGTAATGTATTGAAAAACAATACCTACCCACTTTCAGTAAGTGCTGAACGTGCTTTTCAAGCTTTGGCTATAGCCAAATATGCCAAGTCTATTGGTGCGAAATACATTGCGCATGGAAGTACAGGGGCTGGCAATGATCAGGTTCGTTTCGATTTGATTTTCCAAATTATATGTCCAGACATTGAGATTATTACGCCTATCCGAGACAATAAGCTGTCTCGCCAACAAGAAATCGATTACCTAGCCACCAAAGGGGTAAATATCTCTTGGGAGAAAGCGAAGTATTCTATCAATAAAGGACTATGGGGTACGTCTGTTGGTGGCGACGAGACATTGACGTCTCACTTGTCTTTGCCTGAAAGTGCATTTCCAAGTCAGGTAGAGAAAGAAGGTAGCGAAGAAGTAGAACTGCAATTCGAAAACGGTGAATTTGTGGGACTCAATGGAGAAAAACTTGACTCAGTAGCAGCTATTTTCAAACTCAATGATATTGCTTCTAAGTACGGAATAGGTAGAGATGTGCATGTGGGTGATACCATCATCGGGATCAAAGGCCGTGTGGGCTTCGAAGCTGCTGCACCTGTGATCATTCTCAAGTCTCACCATACCCTAGAGAAGCATGTGCTTACCAAATGGCAACAGCACTGGAAGGAGCAACTAGCCAATTGGTACGGTATGCTCTTGCACGAAGGGCAGTTCCTAGACCCTGTGATGCGCGACATAGAAGTGTTTTTAGAAAGCACACAAAAGAACGTGACTGGTACTGTGAAAGTGAAGCTAGCGCCTTACAGATTCGAAGTGATTGGTATCACGTCTGACAAAGATTTGATGAGTTCTACCTTCGGTCAATATGGAGAAATGAACAACGGCTGGTCTGGCGAAGACGTGAAAGGCTTTACCAAAATATTGGCTAATCAGTCTAAAATCTATAATTCTATCAATTCATGA
- a CDS encoding GNAT family N-acetyltransferase produces the protein MNVDVQYATIEHIKFAQEICDLIESAAKARGTGIAKREPEYIRSKIEAQQAVIATCAGELAGFCYIETWQNKEYVANSGLVVSPKFRNIGLAKRIKQKILELSQEKFPGTRLFGITTSLAVLKINYELGYRPVTFSELTTDDAFWKGCRSCPNHDILERNNRANCLCTGMLYDDSSKKKEAEKQKGAIAKRFQRLTNFKNKRKLNKKK, from the coding sequence ATGAACGTGGATGTGCAATACGCAACCATAGAGCATATTAAGTTTGCTCAAGAGATTTGTGATTTGATAGAGTCTGCTGCCAAGGCGCGCGGAACAGGAATCGCAAAAAGAGAGCCTGAGTATATTCGGTCTAAGATCGAAGCACAGCAGGCCGTTATAGCTACTTGCGCCGGCGAGTTGGCAGGTTTTTGTTATATAGAAACCTGGCAAAACAAGGAGTATGTAGCCAATTCTGGTTTGGTGGTGAGCCCCAAATTCAGAAATATTGGATTGGCTAAACGGATCAAGCAAAAGATCTTGGAACTTTCACAGGAGAAGTTTCCAGGCACTCGATTGTTCGGTATTACTACCAGTTTAGCAGTGCTCAAGATCAATTATGAATTGGGTTACCGTCCAGTTACATTTTCTGAATTGACTACGGATGATGCCTTCTGGAAGGGGTGTAGAAGCTGTCCTAATCACGACATCTTGGAGCGAAACAATCGCGCCAATTGCTTGTGTACAGGTATGCTCTACGACGATAGCTCGAAGAAAAAAGAAGCCGAAAAGCAGAAAGGTGCGATCGCTAAGAGATTTCAGCGACTGACTAATTTTAAAAATAAACGAAAATTGAATAAGAAGAAATGA
- a CDS encoding GSCFA domain-containing protein: protein MVIHNTNNFRTEYHARPAGLQVDHASKLLTIGSCFSDNIGQKLLSDKFEVLVNPFGTVYNPVSIFNLLAAESIDPDKFVNVDGQFYHLDFHSQYTAQDQQTLEVILTSRLEAVKSYLAQANFVFITLGTAFVYETIASRAIVANCHKVPQKHFVKRLLSLEEMSVAFDCLKRKIEEVNPELQFIFTVSPVRHIKDGIIDNQLSKSLLRVLCDECQNQGAGYFPAYEMMMDDLRDYRFYKTDMIHPSEMAEDYIWGKFGQTYFSDQTRKVLKEWGKVQAALSHRPFHPGSENHQKFLRDQLSKLSIFSEYFDVESERNILQQQLQS from the coding sequence ATGGTCATTCACAATACCAATAATTTTCGTACTGAATATCACGCTAGGCCAGCGGGGCTGCAGGTCGATCATGCTTCTAAGTTACTGACAATAGGCTCTTGTTTTTCCGATAATATCGGACAGAAATTGCTGTCTGATAAGTTTGAAGTCCTAGTCAATCCTTTTGGCACCGTTTATAATCCGGTTTCTATTTTTAATCTATTAGCAGCGGAGTCGATTGATCCCGATAAGTTTGTGAATGTAGATGGTCAATTTTATCATTTGGATTTTCATTCTCAATATACGGCACAAGATCAGCAGACTTTGGAAGTGATATTGACGAGCAGACTTGAGGCAGTGAAAAGCTATTTGGCGCAAGCCAATTTTGTGTTTATTACTTTGGGGACAGCTTTTGTCTATGAAACGATTGCGTCCAGAGCGATTGTGGCGAATTGCCATAAAGTGCCTCAAAAACACTTTGTCAAACGTTTGTTGTCGTTGGAGGAAATGAGCGTTGCATTTGATTGTCTGAAGCGAAAAATAGAAGAGGTCAACCCTGAGTTACAATTCATATTTACAGTTAGCCCAGTTCGTCATATCAAAGACGGTATAATCGACAATCAATTAAGCAAGTCGCTGCTTCGGGTGCTTTGCGACGAATGTCAAAATCAAGGAGCAGGTTATTTTCCTGCATACGAAATGATGATGGATGATCTAAGGGATTACCGGTTTTATAAAACCGACATGATTCATCCTAGTGAAATGGCGGAAGATTATATTTGGGGAAAATTTGGACAAACCTATTTTTCTGATCAAACTAGAAAAGTACTCAAAGAGTGGGGGAAGGTTCAAGCAGCTTTGTCTCATCGTCCGTTTCATCCAGGATCCGAAAATCATCAGAAATTTCTTCGAGATCAACTGAGTAAACTATCCATATTCTCTGAATATTTTGATGTAGAATCAGAACGAAATATACTACAGCAGCAATTGCAAAGCTAG
- the rplI gene encoding 50S ribosomal protein L9, protein MEIILKEDIKGLGYKNDTVDVKPGYGRNYLIPQGFAIIASVSNRKMIAENIRQAAHKAEKLRQDAQDLANSIGEVVLEIKTKAGESGKIFGAITALQVSDALAVKGFEVDRKRISFEGQVKNVGEYKVSLDLHKEVQHDVTINVVAE, encoded by the coding sequence ATGGAAATTATATTGAAAGAAGATATCAAAGGCCTTGGATATAAGAACGATACAGTAGACGTAAAACCAGGGTACGGAAGAAACTATTTGATCCCTCAAGGATTTGCCATCATTGCAAGCGTTTCTAACAGGAAAATGATTGCTGAGAACATCAGACAAGCTGCTCACAAAGCTGAGAAGTTGAGACAAGATGCTCAAGATTTGGCTAACTCTATCGGAGAAGTAGTACTTGAAATCAAAACTAAAGCTGGCGAAAGCGGTAAAATTTTCGGTGCTATCACGGCATTGCAAGTTTCAGACGCATTAGCTGTCAAAGGATTTGAAGTAGATAGAAAAAGAATAAGCTTTGAAGGACAGGTGAAAAATGTAGGTGAATACAAAGTGTCTTTGGACTTGCACAAAGAAGTTCAACATGATGTAACGATCAACGTAGTAGCTGAATAA
- the rpsR gene encoding 30S ribosomal protein S18 — protein MTLVNEPINRADQKKKYCRFKKNGIKYIDYKDANFLLKFVNEQGKILPRRLTGTSQKFQGKVSQAIKRARHIALLPYVTDSLK, from the coding sequence ATGACATTAGTAAACGAGCCAATAAATAGAGCTGATCAGAAGAAAAAATACTGTAGGTTCAAGAAGAATGGTATCAAGTACATTGATTACAAAGACGCCAACTTCCTTTTGAAATTCGTAAACGAGCAAGGTAAAATTTTGCCAAGAAGATTGACTGGTACAAGTCAGAAATTTCAAGGTAAAGTTTCTCAAGCGATCAAAAGAGCGAGACACATTGCTTTGTTGCCTTACGTTACTGATTCACTTAAATAA